One stretch of Erpetoichthys calabaricus chromosome 14, fErpCal1.3, whole genome shotgun sequence DNA includes these proteins:
- the LOC114664602 gene encoding IQ domain-containing protein C isoform X2, whose amino-acid sequence MEPRDFVDKIILLQAQIRGFLVRRKFSSVYEEYEQIVREIEGDQSRLEWCGFTLLRPVFVSKKCEKSKSHKPEVKVSAAGIQNCDDYEQQQQQQQQQQQEEDEEEAEEEQMMPEREDNIHRLPTQLASEHLEEERQGPDTGSSDAGALKSSSESPRLSDLTSSMEDARVSQSFTDVTSLWDSNESKMSSSAIHRDSLCRSLNSSIPNSLEGLQHYKTNLAMELIWLQQAIVSRKKYLMLKKCLGNLQ is encoded by the exons ATGGAGCCGCGGGATTTTGTGGATAAAATAATACTTTTACAG gcgCAGATTAGAGGATTTCTTGTCCGGAGAAAATTTTCGAGTGTTTATGAGGAATATGAACAAATAGTGAGAGAAATCGAGGGCGACCAGTCCCGCCTGGAATGGTGTGGGTTCACCCTGCTGAGGCCCGTTTTCGTGTCTAAG AAATGTGAAAAATCAAAATCTCACAAGCCAGAAGTGAAAGTGAGTGCTGCAGGAATCCAGAATTGTGATGACTatgagcagcaacaacaacaacaacagcagcagcagcaggaggaggatgaagaggaGGCAGAGGAGGAGCAAATGATGCCTGAAAGAGAGGACAATATTCACCGATTACCCACCCAATTAGCATCTGAACACTTAGAGGAAGAGAGGCAGGGGCCTGACACCGGGTCTAGTGATGCAGGGGCGCTAAAATCTTCAAGTGAAAGTCCACGCCTGTCTGATTTAACAAGTTCCATGGAAGACGCCAGGGTCTCTCAGAGTTTTACTGATGTGACATCTTTGTGGGACAGTAATGAATCCAAAATGAGCTCAAGTGCAATCCACAGAG ATTCTTTGTGCAGAAGCCTGAACAGCAGCATTCCTAATTCTCTCGAAGGTTTACAACATTACAAAACTAACCTTGCTATGGAGCTCATATGGCTGCAGCAGGCTATAGTAAGTAGAAAAAAG TATTTGATGCTTAAGAAATGTTTGGGAAACCTGCAGTAA